Within the Bacillus pumilus genome, the region AAATGCAAAACCACCTGTTTGCCGAATCATGGACTACGGTAAGTTCCGATTCGAACAGCAGAAGAAGGAAAAAGAGGCACGTAAGAATCAAAAAATCATTAGCTTAAAAGAAGTTCGGTTGAGCCCGACAATCGATGAACATGATTTTAACACGAAGCTCCGTAATGCAATCAAATTCCTTGAAAAGGGCGATAAAGTGAAAGCTTCTATCCGCTTTAAAGGCCGTGCGATTACGCATAAAGAAATCGGACAGCGCGTGTTAGACCGTTTCTCTGAAGCTTGCGCTGAAGTAGCAACAGTAGAAACAAAACCTAAGATGGACGGACGCAGCATGTTCCTCATGCTTGCACCAAAAGTCGAAAAGTAAAGTAACAGAGGGAGGAAACATCCAATGCCAAAAATGAAAACTCACCGCGGATCTGCTAAACGTTTCAAAAAAACAGGTTCTGGTAAACTTAAACGTTCTCATGCGTACACAAGTCACTTGTTCGCTAACAAATCTACAAAGCAAAAACGTAAATTGCGTAAGAGCGCAATCGTAAGTGCTGGAGATTTCAAACGCATCAAACAACAACTTGCAAACATCAAGTAATCTGGAATAGGAATCATAGGAGGGAATTACAATGCCAAGAGTAAAAGGCGGAACTGTGTCGCGTCAGCGTCGTAAAAAGGTTCTTAAATTAGCAAAAGGTTATTTCGGTTCAAAACATAGATTATATAAAGTAGCAAACCAACAGGTGATGAAATCTGGAAACTACGCTTTCCGTGACCGTCGTCAGAAAAAACGTGACTTCCGTAAACTATGGATCACTCGTATCAATGCTGCAGCTCGCATGAACGGTCTTTCTTACAGCCGTTTAATGCATGGCCTAAAGCTTTCTGGTATCGAAGTAAACCGCAAAATGCTTGCTGACCTTGCTGTGAATGACCTAAGTGCATTCAATCAGCTTGCTGATGCTGCAAAAGCACAACTAGACAAGTAAGTCATATAAAAGATCATTCCGTCGAGGGATGATCTTTTTTGCTCATCATGTGAGGTGAAATAAATGAATATCGCGTTAATTGTGCTGCTCATCTTGGTAAATGGCTATGGTTTCTTTCTTATGGGAGAGGACAAGCGCCGGGCAAAAGCGCATAAATGGAGGATTTCAGAGGCTCACTTATGGAGTGCTGCCGTGCTTTTTGGGGCTGCTGGATCGTATCTAGGGATGCAATATTTTCGTCATAAAACAAAGCATCCTGCCTTTCAAATTGGCATGCCCGTGTTAATCATGGTGCAGTTGATCATATTAGGATATCAGTTCATCTGAAAAAGGAGCAGACGCCGTCAAGACGGCGTATCTGCTCCTTTCTTTTGTTTGATTTTTTTAATGGGTTGATCCCAATCAATTTTTGTTTGAGGATAACGTTCGATAATGTTTTCCTCCAATTTTTCAAAGTCTTCTAATGTAAATTCACTTAGCTTCTCAGGTGACTCCGTCCAAACGTAAATGGAGTGGACAAACAGAGGATGATCCTTAGAAGGAACATGCTTCTCCCCTTCAAACAAGACACCTTTATAGACGAAATTAAAATTTTTACGTGCATTTTGTTGTTCGTCCATAAAATAAAAGCCTTCTTTTAATTGTGCTTGTTTCAGCTTTCTTCTCGGATTTGAGAAGAATTTTACCGCCATGTAGAAGATGTAGACAAGCAGTGCAACAAGAGCTAGTCTAATGAGGATTACAAACATGACAGGATGCACCTCCAATACCGTTATCTGATGTACTACGAATGAAAAGGCCAAAAGGTTTCAACTTTTTTTAAAAAAATATTTCGGAAAACGAAAAAATATTCATAAAAAGATCGTATTGAACGAAAGAGGTTTTGTATAATAAGAATGCACCATGAAGATAAAGGAGGATATATGGAATGACAAAGCTAGATCAAACATTAACTATGCTGAAAGACCTAACGGATGCAAAAGGGATTCCAGGAAATGAACGTGATGTCAAAAAAGTCATGCAGACATACATAGAATCATATGCAGATGAAGTCTCTAGTGACCGCCTTGGCAGCTTAATCGCTAAGAAGGAAGGAAACGCAAACGGACCTAAAATTATGCTTGCTGGTCACTTGGATGAAGTCGGATTCATGGTGACAAAAATTGATGACAAAGGCTACATTCGTTTCCAAACTGTCGGTGGATGGTGGTCACAGGTCATGCTCGCGCAGCGTGTCACCATTGTAACGAAAAAGGGAGACATTACAGGGGTGATTGGCTCAAAGCCGCCACACGTCTTGTCACCTGAAGCACGAAAAAAGTCGATTGAGATTAAAGATATGTTTATTGATATCGGTGCATCAAGCAAAGAACAGGCAATGGAGTGGGGCGTTCTGCCTGGAGATCAAATCGTTCCTTATTTTGAGTTTACAGTGATGAATGATGAAAAAATGCTCCTTGCAAAAGCATGGGACAACCGTATCGGCTGTGCAGTAGCAATTGATGTCATGAAGAACTTACACAATACTCAGCATGAGAATATTGCTTATAGTGTTTCAACTGTACAAGAGGAAGTTGGCCTGCGTGGTGCCAAAACAGCAGCGTCTACAATTCAGCCTGATATTGGATTTGCCATTGATGTTGGTGTAGCAGGAGACACGCCGGGCATCACTGAAAAAGAAGCAACGAGCAAACTTGGCAAAGGGCCGACGATTGTTGTATTTGATGCTTCGATGGTATCTCATAAAGGGCTTCGCGATTTTGTTGTCCAAACAGCGGATGAATTGAACATCCCTTACCAATATGATTCCATGCCTGGCGGCGGGACAGATGCTGGCGGTATCCATTTAACAGGTCATGGTGTGCCATCACTATCGATCGGGATACCAAGCAGATATATCCATACCCATGCTGCGATGATTCACCGAGATGATTATGAAAATGCAGTGAAGCTTTTAACAGAAGTGATCAAAAGACTTGATCAAAAAACGGTTGAGCAGATCACGTACGGTTCTTAAGTAAGAAAGCCTTTCCTCAAATAGGGGAAGGGCTTTTTTATTTCAGTGAATTTCCCAGGAAATGAATGCTGTTTTTTCATTACGTCAAAAAGAACTGTTTTTGACAGAAGAAGAAAACATATTCTAGTGAATAAGGCACATGTGATCTGGCTTTTATTTTTGTAAGATGAAAGCAATAAAAAGGACAGAGCCTAAAGAATGCCCTGTCAAAAGAGAGTTTATGGAAGTAGGTGAAGATACCTCAAGAATAAACATATTATTCTTATTTGTCAACTTGGTTTTAAAAGAAAGAAAAATCAATCAATTTATGTTATATTTGTAACAAATTGTTTGTGCAAAGGGGATGGTTAAATGAATGCGGTTACAATTGTCATAGCTTCTATGTGTATTTTAGCGATTGCCTATCGTCTTTATGGCACTTTTATGATGGTCAAGGTCTTAAAGGTGACAGACGATCATCCTACACCAGCTCACACATTAGAGGACGGAAAAGATTATGTGCCAACCAATAAGTGGGTCACATTTGGGCATCACTTTGCTGCGATTGCAGCTGCCGGTCCGTTAGTGGGGCCGATTTTAGCCGCACAATTCGGGTATTTACCGGGTCTTCTTTGGCTGTTAATTGGCGCAGTGATTGGCGGAGCTGTACATGATCTTGTCGTCTTATTTGCGTCGATGAGAAAAAAGGGGAAATCGTTATCTGAGGTAGCAAAGGAAGAGCTAGGACCTGTCGCAGGATTTTGTACAGGGCTTGCGATGCTGTTTATCATTACGATCACAATGGCAGGTTTGTCCATGGTTGTGCTTCATGCGTTAGAACGTAACCCTTGGGGGACATTTGCAGTCGGAATCACGATTCCAATTGCGATGGGGGTTGGTCTTTATTATAAAAAGACAGGCAATTTAAAACTGGCGACAACTGCGGGATTTATTTTGCTGATGGTCGGTGTATTCCTTGGGCCGAATATTCAAGGAACGGCACTTGGCGATCTTTTAACACTTGATACAAAAACGCTTGCTCTTGCTTTACCGATCTATGCTTTTTTTGCTGCGGCATTGCCGGTTTGGCTGCTGCTCGCACCGAGGGACTATTTAAGTAGCTTTATGAAAATAGGTGTTTTTATCGCATTGATTGCTGGAATCTTTGTTGTCAATCCAACGATTCAATTCCCAGCGTTTACGGAGTTTGTCAATGGAGGAGGTCCTGTTTTAGCTGGTCCTGTCTGGCCGTTTATTTCGATTACTATTGCTTGCGGGGCCATTTCTGGTTTCCACGCATTTGTTGGATCTGGAACAACGCCTAAGATGCTTGATCGATGGAGCGATATGAAGCCTGTCGCTTTTGGCGCAATGCTAGTCGAATGTCTAGTTGGAATTATGGCGTTAATTGCCGCTACGGCTCTTCATCCAGGTGATTATTTTGCGATAAATAGTACGCCAGAAGTGTTCCGGACTCTCGGGATGAGTGTCGAGAACCTTCCGCAGCTGAGTAAGGAAATTGGTCTTGATTTAGAAGGAAGAACGGGTGGAGCTGTGACATTAGCTGTAGGAATGGCGTATATCTTTACGGGAATTCCGTTCTTTGGTCATTTGGCGTCTTATTTTTTCCAATTTGTCATTATGTTTGAAGCTGTCTTTATTTTAACCGCTATTGATGCAGGAACACGTGTGGCACGTTATTTAATTCAAGACTTTTTTGGCGAAGCTTATAAACCGCTTAAACGAAATGACTGGGTCCCTGGGTCGGTGTTCGCAAGTGCGCTTGCTTGTTTTATGTGGGGGTATTTGCTTTACTCTGGAGACATCGGGTCCATTTGGGCACTGTTTGGGGTGTCAAACCAGTTAATGGCATCGGTCGGACTTATCATCGGAGCAACCGTTGTATTAAAAATTGCAGATAAAAGGCGCTATATGCTGACTTGTTTAATTCCACTTGCTTACTTATATGTGACAGTGAATTATGCGGGCTATTGGATGGTAGCAAATGTATACCTTAATCCCGAGGCATCGGGTTACAGTGTGCTAAATGCGGTGCTGTCAATCATTATGCTGATCTTAGGATTTGTGATTATTGTGTTTGCGATTAAAAAATGGGTTGACATTTGGCGTGATCCAACGCTTCGAATGGAAACACCGATCACTGGCTAAATGAAAAAGCCGGTTTGCTATGATAAGCAAACCGGCTTTTTTTATTGCTGCTGATGAGGCTTTAAGCCTTGCTCTAATGTTTCAAGAATCTCGTTCTTCTCGTTTTCTGATGCTTCTTGCCATAGCACTTCAAACAACACGCCAAGGCCTGGCAACATTTTTTCCTCACCGCTTTGAATGGCATCTAAAATCGTATGCTCAAGCTGTTCTTGATTATGGCCAGTAATGTTTTGAATGACTGCGCCTCTTAAATTAAAATCCATTACCCACACTCCTTTTTTGATGGTGATAGCCCTATTCTGTCTCAAAGACAGGTTTATTATGTAGTGTGCATGAGATATAATAAATTCATGATATTTAAAGGAGTTAAAGTCACTTGAAATATATAGAATCAGCAAAAAACACACACATTAAACAGTGGAAAAAGCTCCATACGAAAAAAGAACGAACGAAAACGGGGCTGTTTCTCGTGGAGGGAATCCACTTAGTCGAAGAAGCATTGAAGAGCCGAGCTGTGAAAGAATTAATGGTCACATCGCCTGATAAGCTTCCTTCTCATATCGATCCTGACATTGAGCTTTATGAACTGAGCGAAGAAGCCTTTTTTGCCATGACCGAAACGGAAACGCCTCAGCACATCGCGGCAGTTTGTACAGTTCCTGTATTTGAAGAAAAGAAGTATGAACGACTTCTTCTGTTAGATGCAGTGCAGGACCCAGGTAATTTAGGCACACTCATTCGGACAGCAGATGCAGCAGGTCTTGATGCTGTGATCTTAGGCGATGGAACAGTTGATGCGTATAACGGAAAAACGCTCCGTTCCGCACAAGGGTCACATTTCCACCTACCCATTTTAAAGCAAAGCCTTCAGCAGACCATAGCAGCATGTAAGGAGCAAGGCATTCCTGTATACGGAAGCGCGCTAAACAATGCGAAAGCGTATAAAAGCGTAACGGCAGAAGGTCCGTTTGCGTTGATTGTGGGTAATGAAGGAGGGGGTATAAACCCAGAGATTCTTCAAATGACTGACCACAATTTATATGTGCCAATGTATGGACAGGCTGAATCATTAAATGTGGCTGTTGCAGCGGCAGTTCTTGTTTATCATTTGCGTGGATAGTGTTGCAACATGCGCTCATTTTCACTATAATGAAACTAATATTTTAAAAACCATGATAGAGGAAGATTGTTTCAAGGAGCGGCCTTATAGGGAGAATGCATCGTAGACTGAAAGTGCATTTAAGGAATGCGGAAACAGGAATTCACCTCTGGAGTTGTCACCGGGACCGCAAGCTTTGCGTAAAGGTGAACCGGATTCGTTTGATTCCGTTATGTCAATGAAGCTTATTCGCACATGTATTTGTGCTTAACAAGGGTGGTACCGCGACCACAACTCGTCCCTTCTTTTCTAGAGGGGACGGGTTTTTTATTGTCTTCAAACGATCAAACAGCCGTTTATCCAGGCGGTTTTGTATATCAAAAGGAGGATTACACTCATGCAAGAAACGTTAAAACAGCTTGAAACAGAAGCGATAGCGAAGGTTGAAGCAGCTAGCTCGCTCAAAGAAGTCAATGACATACGTGTTCAATATTTAGGGAAAAAAGGACCGATCACAGAGGTACTCCGCGGAATGGGCAAGCTCTCCGCAGAAGAAAGACCGAAAATGGGCGCACTCGCAAACGAAGTGAGAGAGCAGATTGCTGGTGCTATTGCTGAAAAAAATGAACAGCTGGAAAAAGAAGAAGTGAAAAAGAAACTTGCGTCTCAAACGATCGATGTGACATTGCCAGCAAACCCAATCAAAATAGGGGCAAGACATCCATTAACGATTGTTGTTGAAGATATTGAAGA harbors:
- the infC gene encoding translation initiation factor IF-3 — its product is MSKDQLVNEGIRAREVRLIGQNGDQLGIKTRQEALEIATKANLDLVLVAANAKPPVCRIMDYGKFRFEQQKKEKEARKNQKIISLKEVRLSPTIDEHDFNTKLRNAIKFLEKGDKVKASIRFKGRAITHKEIGQRVLDRFSEACAEVATVETKPKMDGRSMFLMLAPKVEK
- the rpmI gene encoding 50S ribosomal protein L35 → MPKMKTHRGSAKRFKKTGSGKLKRSHAYTSHLFANKSTKQKRKLRKSAIVSAGDFKRIKQQLANIK
- the rplT gene encoding 50S ribosomal protein L20, which gives rise to MPRVKGGTVSRQRRKKVLKLAKGYFGSKHRLYKVANQQVMKSGNYAFRDRRQKKRDFRKLWITRINAAARMNGLSYSRLMHGLKLSGIEVNRKMLADLAVNDLSAFNQLADAAKAQLDK
- a CDS encoding DUF1294 domain-containing protein, which translates into the protein MNIALIVLLILVNGYGFFLMGEDKRRAKAHKWRISEAHLWSAAVLFGAAGSYLGMQYFRHKTKHPAFQIGMPVLIMVQLIILGYQFI
- a CDS encoding M42 family metallopeptidase, with the protein product MTKLDQTLTMLKDLTDAKGIPGNERDVKKVMQTYIESYADEVSSDRLGSLIAKKEGNANGPKIMLAGHLDEVGFMVTKIDDKGYIRFQTVGGWWSQVMLAQRVTIVTKKGDITGVIGSKPPHVLSPEARKKSIEIKDMFIDIGASSKEQAMEWGVLPGDQIVPYFEFTVMNDEKMLLAKAWDNRIGCAVAIDVMKNLHNTQHENIAYSVSTVQEEVGLRGAKTAASTIQPDIGFAIDVGVAGDTPGITEKEATSKLGKGPTIVVFDASMVSHKGLRDFVVQTADELNIPYQYDSMPGGGTDAGGIHLTGHGVPSLSIGIPSRYIHTHAAMIHRDDYENAVKLLTEVIKRLDQKTVEQITYGS
- the cstA gene encoding carbon starvation protein CstA, whose protein sequence is MNAVTIVIASMCILAIAYRLYGTFMMVKVLKVTDDHPTPAHTLEDGKDYVPTNKWVTFGHHFAAIAAAGPLVGPILAAQFGYLPGLLWLLIGAVIGGAVHDLVVLFASMRKKGKSLSEVAKEELGPVAGFCTGLAMLFIITITMAGLSMVVLHALERNPWGTFAVGITIPIAMGVGLYYKKTGNLKLATTAGFILLMVGVFLGPNIQGTALGDLLTLDTKTLALALPIYAFFAAALPVWLLLAPRDYLSSFMKIGVFIALIAGIFVVNPTIQFPAFTEFVNGGGPVLAGPVWPFISITIACGAISGFHAFVGSGTTPKMLDRWSDMKPVAFGAMLVECLVGIMALIAATALHPGDYFAINSTPEVFRTLGMSVENLPQLSKEIGLDLEGRTGGAVTLAVGMAYIFTGIPFFGHLASYFFQFVIMFEAVFILTAIDAGTRVARYLIQDFFGEAYKPLKRNDWVPGSVFASALACFMWGYLLYSGDIGSIWALFGVSNQLMASVGLIIGATVVLKIADKRRYMLTCLIPLAYLYVTVNYAGYWMVANVYLNPEASGYSVLNAVLSIIMLILGFVIIVFAIKKWVDIWRDPTLRMETPITG
- the sspI gene encoding small acid-soluble spore protein SspI, translating into MDFNLRGAVIQNITGHNQEQLEHTILDAIQSGEEKMLPGLGVLFEVLWQEASENEKNEILETLEQGLKPHQQQ
- a CDS encoding TrmH family RNA methyltransferase, whose product is MKYIESAKNTHIKQWKKLHTKKERTKTGLFLVEGIHLVEEALKSRAVKELMVTSPDKLPSHIDPDIELYELSEEAFFAMTETETPQHIAAVCTVPVFEEKKYERLLLLDAVQDPGNLGTLIRTADAAGLDAVILGDGTVDAYNGKTLRSAQGSHFHLPILKQSLQQTIAACKEQGIPVYGSALNNAKAYKSVTAEGPFALIVGNEGGGINPEILQMTDHNLYVPMYGQAESLNVAVAAAVLVYHLRG